Sequence from the Fulvivirga ligni genome:
TACTTACGTTCTCTTGATTCTCCTCTTCAATAAAAGCCTCCAACATGGCTCTCTCTTTGCTTTGATCAGTATTTTTAATAGAATCAGATACCTTCGCTGATATACTTTCAATTTCTCTTAATAACACCTGATTTTTTGCCAGCAGATCTTTTTTGTTAAGTTCCGGATCATCCATCATTTTCTTTAAATGATCAATGTAGGTAAGCAATTTATCTGCGATCTTTAACTCTCTATCGAAAAGGTTTTGCCTCATACCATCCAGTACTGATTCAATCATATGAGCAAAATCTCCAAGATGGGTTAAGTTAAATATATGTGCTCCACCCTTGAAGGTATGTAAAGCCCTAAATGCCTCTTCGATAAAATTGACATCAGGGTTGGCTTCGTAGGATAATAAGGCTTGTTCAGCGATTTCTAGCTGTTCATGACCTTCCTCCTTAAACATCTGATCATATTCCAACATCCTTATTGTTTTTCTCAATAGTGTATTTAATAATATTGATAAAGCTGTCGATTTTGTAAGGCTTTTCAATCCAGGCATTTAACCCTGCCTCTTTTGCCAACAACTTTTTATCGTTCGCCTTTTCGGAGGTGAGTAGTACCACCGGATACTTTTGTAGGTTCTCATCACCCTTAATAGCCTTTAAAAGACCAAAACCGTCCATATATGGCATATTATAGTCAGTTAAGACCAAGTCAATTTTGGTATGAGTTTCTCTTAGTATTTCAAGTGCTTCCTCTCCATCACCAGCCTCAAGTGTTTCAAAACCATATTTCTTTAAAGTATCGGCTATTACCTTCCTGATACTTGCAAAATCATCGACTACTAAAATGGTGTGCATACTTGTATTGATTTGAATATATTGATAACTTAAACAATACAAGTGATAGACCTAAATTATAAAATACTGAATATCAATGTCTTACGATTCAACTAAGCATTAACCTATTCCCATATAGGGAAAATTTTACTTATTTAAGAATAACCGTAAATATGATACTTAATTCTTAAAATGAGACAATTTGAATATTGAATTGTAATTGATTAAATAATTTATGCTACATCTAATTTTTTTAAAATAAGTCTTTTTAGTTCTAGCTAAAATGAAAATTTGTAAGTCAAAGCAGAATACTGAGCATTCAATAATTAAGAGTATCTCTATCACGTTACTATCTACCAAATTCCCATAGAGACAGAAATATATTGTAAACAATAAAATCAATTATGGAATTACCCATGCTGTAGAGGGTAATTGCTATACCTGTAGACTTCCTTAGGTTATCACCGCCATAGAGCGTGATTAAAGGAATGGTTATAAATTACTAATGAGGGCCACAAAAACAGATTAATGAGCTGGTAAATATTAATGATTTGAGGTAAGAATGTTTGGTGAGTTATATGAATAGCTTAACGAGACTTAAATAACTATATGAGAACCAATAAAATGGAATAAAGCTAAAATTACACATTTTCATCAACTGTTAATAGATTATTTTGTTTAGACTTTGTAGAAATATATTAAACAGTCTCATGGAATGTATATTTATAAGTGATCGACTGGAGGAGCTAGAGCTTTTCCATTATTGTTATTATAGATTCTACAGAAACGAGTCTAATCTCAGCCTCTTCAATAATAGTGAGGACCTTTTTTATCATTTAAGTACTAAGAATAGCGACAAACTATTTGTTATTTTTATTAAGTCAGATATGGATATTGGTCCGAATGGTTTTCAAATAATAGCTCGATTAAGGACCTTAGGAATTAATTATAAATGCATTTTATTAGGCTACTTGTTT
This genomic interval carries:
- a CDS encoding response regulator; protein product: MHTILVVDDFASIRKVIADTLKKYGFETLEAGDGEEALEILRETHTKIDLVLTDYNMPYMDGFGLLKAIKGDENLQKYPVVLLTSEKANDKKLLAKEAGLNAWIEKPYKIDSFINIIKYTIEKNNKDVGI